The Cohnella abietis genome has a segment encoding these proteins:
- a CDS encoding ABC transporter permease: protein MILPSLAFIIVFSYIPMWGVLISFQDYNLFKGFGASPWVGMKHFQMFFESPEFWNIMRNTLAISLLKLAIAFPAPIFLALMLNEVRNMAFKRIVQTVTYIPHFISWVVVSGLVFSMLSADNGPVNDVLQKFSLIDKPINFLSIPEYFWGILVSVGVWKEIGFGSIVYLAAIAGIDPALYEAAALDGANRFKQIFLITIPSISPVIIIFLILGIGNILNAGFEDILLMTKNLTNGIVMPYAEVIDTYVYQMGIMNQRYSYATAAGLFKSVLSVILLFLANGIARRLGKASLW from the coding sequence ATGATTCTTCCATCGCTGGCGTTCATTATCGTATTTAGCTACATCCCAATGTGGGGCGTCCTCATCTCCTTCCAGGATTACAATCTGTTCAAGGGATTTGGCGCGAGCCCATGGGTCGGAATGAAGCATTTCCAAATGTTCTTCGAATCTCCTGAGTTCTGGAACATCATGCGAAACACGTTAGCAATTAGCTTGTTAAAGCTCGCGATTGCTTTCCCGGCACCGATTTTTCTAGCTCTAATGCTAAACGAAGTACGGAATATGGCCTTTAAGAGAATTGTACAGACGGTTACCTACATTCCCCATTTTATTTCATGGGTTGTCGTATCTGGCTTAGTATTCTCCATGCTGTCGGCAGACAACGGTCCTGTAAATGATGTGCTTCAGAAGTTTTCCTTAATAGATAAGCCCATTAATTTTCTATCCATTCCTGAATACTTCTGGGGAATTCTTGTTTCCGTTGGTGTATGGAAAGAGATTGGATTTGGTTCCATCGTCTACTTAGCTGCAATAGCAGGAATTGATCCAGCATTATACGAGGCAGCGGCACTAGATGGAGCTAATCGATTCAAACAAATTTTCTTAATTACGATTCCAAGTATCTCGCCGGTTATTATCATTTTCCTAATTCTAGGCATCGGTAATATTCTGAACGCAGGCTTCGAGGACATTCTCTTGATGACGAAAAACCTGACAAACGGTATTGTAATGCCTTACGCCGAAGTTATCGACACTTATGTGTACCAGATGGGGATTATGAACCAACGTTATTCTTATGCAACTGCTGCTGGTCTATTCAAATCAGTTCTAAGCGTCATATTATTGTTTCTTGCCAACGGCATTGCTCGTCGGCTTGGGAAAGCAAGTCTTTGGTAA
- a CDS encoding sensor histidine kinase: protein MILRKSDAYIPLRYKLLISYLLLVLTPVIVIGTYAYITSVNSSEEHTRSNLEIAVKQIGSNVDFRLADVIRGSEDIFADQSLSRILSGYYLDYEKYKIMTQYILPKIESAVNLPFLDAKLSIYLNNTNISEFYYDDRKPSEGEGRQYSIYHINRIENAIWYKSLKLNYETQEWIQIESDVTNGKISFVRPVINYETLLPIGLIKMNVNLKDIFYDVDFTKLGKDSLLFVVDGNNQLLYASSRVDSESNLLSGAKGGYVSQPNQYMQIKQKISNMDASIIAWVPTSSFQENSQKVRNLTILICMLSLLVLTLISWLMSRYFSKRFLKLIRSLTAFKEGDFHKRMVVPGKDEFSQIGQAFNDMASNMESLISEVYLSKLEKKEVELQVLHSQMNPHFLYNTFSSISRMAKLGEIEKMHEMIRELAKFYRLTLNKGEMIISLEKELQIIQSYVDIQRIKFGNRVVVTYEIDETLLELDTVKFILQPFVENVLEHAWYDDEIHLIIRIGVDGNDICLEVQDNGLGMKQESIEQVLDPSEKGIGYGIRNVDQRIKLQFGKGYGVSIESVVGEGTKVQIRFPKYRHSN, encoded by the coding sequence TTGATCCTAAGAAAATCGGATGCTTATATCCCATTGAGGTATAAACTGCTCATCTCCTATCTGCTGCTCGTCCTGACACCCGTTATTGTTATCGGAACCTATGCTTATATTACCTCGGTTAATTCAAGCGAGGAGCATACCCGAAGCAATCTTGAGATCGCTGTTAAGCAGATCGGCAGCAACGTGGACTTCCGCCTGGCAGATGTCATTCGCGGGTCGGAGGATATTTTTGCGGATCAATCGTTATCCCGCATATTATCCGGCTATTATTTGGACTACGAAAAATATAAGATCATGACGCAATACATTTTGCCGAAGATAGAATCTGCGGTCAATTTGCCCTTTCTCGACGCGAAGCTGTCCATATACTTGAATAATACGAATATTAGTGAATTCTATTACGATGATCGTAAGCCTAGCGAAGGAGAAGGGCGCCAGTACTCGATATATCATATTAACAGAATTGAAAATGCAATCTGGTACAAGTCTCTGAAGTTGAATTATGAGACACAGGAGTGGATACAGATCGAGAGCGACGTTACTAACGGCAAGATCTCGTTCGTACGTCCTGTTATTAATTATGAGACCTTGCTGCCTATCGGACTCATTAAGATGAATGTGAATTTGAAAGATATTTTTTACGATGTTGATTTTACGAAGCTAGGTAAGGATAGTCTACTTTTTGTCGTTGACGGCAACAATCAGCTGCTTTATGCAAGCTCGCGGGTTGATAGCGAATCTAATCTCTTGTCGGGGGCTAAGGGCGGATATGTTAGCCAGCCTAATCAATACATGCAGATTAAGCAGAAGATTTCCAACATGGATGCGAGCATCATTGCTTGGGTACCTACGTCATCCTTCCAAGAAAACTCACAGAAGGTTCGTAATCTTACCATTCTCATTTGTATGCTGAGTCTCCTGGTACTCACGTTGATTAGCTGGCTTATGTCTCGCTATTTCTCTAAGAGATTCCTGAAGCTGATCCGATCCTTGACCGCCTTTAAGGAAGGGGATTTCCACAAGCGGATGGTTGTACCGGGCAAGGATGAGTTTTCACAAATCGGGCAAGCCTTTAATGATATGGCCTCTAATATGGAAAGTCTCATTAGTGAGGTTTATTTGAGCAAGCTGGAGAAAAAGGAAGTCGAGCTTCAGGTACTCCATTCTCAAATGAATCCTCATTTCTTGTACAACACGTTCTCCTCTATCAGTCGAATGGCTAAGCTAGGGGAAATTGAGAAAATGCATGAAATGATACGTGAATTAGCGAAATTCTACCGGTTGACGCTTAACAAAGGAGAAATGATTATCTCTCTGGAGAAGGAGCTACAAATTATACAATCCTATGTCGACATCCAGCGGATCAAATTCGGCAACCGGGTTGTTGTAACCTACGAAATCGACGAGACCCTATTGGAGTTGGATACGGTAAAATTTATTTTGCAGCCGTTTGTCGAGAATGTGCTTGAGCACGCGTGGTACGATGACGAGATTCATCTCATCATTCGAATCGGGGTGGACGGGAATGACATTTGCTTAGAGGTGCAGGACAACGGTCTCGGTATGAAGCAGGAGTCGATTGAACAGGTGCTGGATCCTTCGGAGAAAGGTATCGGCTACGGCATTCGGAATGTCGATCAAAGAATTAAGCTTCAATTCGGCAAAGGCTACGGGGTTAGCATTGAAAGCGTAGTTGGGGAAGGCACTAAGGTACAAATTCGTTTTCCTAAGTACAGGCATTCAAACTAG
- a CDS encoding TetR/AcrR family transcriptional regulator: protein MTDADKRDRIIAAAYDVLSKKGFDKASTKEIANTAGVAQGLINYYFPSKDLLFAEVFRRETKKYCATFGPLALDGKPLSITSIAGMLEEPKSRALQEPEWFRLRYELSAIGLRNDNAKEILKEMLTTKKQHISAVIQSIEKVSPEQADTLASILYAVIDGLGLQKVADPEFKYDEAYGMLAGMLGAYYQMISKKEEA, encoded by the coding sequence ATGACAGATGCAGACAAAAGAGACAGAATAATTGCGGCCGCTTATGACGTATTATCTAAGAAGGGTTTTGATAAAGCCTCTACTAAGGAAATAGCGAATACAGCTGGAGTGGCACAGGGCCTGATCAATTATTATTTTCCAAGCAAGGATTTACTGTTCGCTGAAGTGTTCCGTCGGGAAACAAAGAAGTATTGTGCTACATTCGGACCATTGGCTCTAGACGGTAAACCACTATCGATTACGAGCATAGCGGGAATGCTTGAAGAGCCTAAGAGCAGGGCTTTGCAGGAGCCAGAATGGTTTAGGCTTCGCTACGAGCTGTCGGCAATTGGGCTGCGGAATGACAATGCTAAAGAAATATTGAAAGAAATGCTTACCACGAAAAAACAGCATATTAGCGCCGTGATCCAATCTATAGAAAAGGTGTCACCGGAGCAAGCCGATACACTGGCATCTATTCTATACGCTGTCATTGATGGCTTGGGCTTGCAGAAGGTTGCGGACCCTGAGTTTAAGTATGATGAAGCTTATGGAATGCTGGCAGGTATGCTGGGTGCTTATTATCAAATGATCAGTAAGAAAGAAGAAGCCTAA
- a CDS encoding MMPL family transporter, with the protein MNGQTRKEKEKDGGEMHALLQGWGKALYKVRWVIVVAWIVVALLGGYAFGKLTPLLSGGGWEVPNSQSLTAGKLLASEFEGRSESSMTLVLRDPEHAVGSSEYNDKLKQIVDRLETEEGVSGVFSVLTASKGIGSGLVGKDPNLSIAFVNMDMKLDFVINKAPDYQKRVVDQAKSLGVEAYLVGGAAFWGESSVQSQQGLAKAELIVFPLIIIILLLVFRSIVATVIPLIVTIASVLAAMGIVYLVALQVDLSVFVTNSAMMLGLGVGIDYSLFMVSRFKNELIANGNNKQDAIVKTLGTAGHTVFFSGITVIAALSALFIVPLAAIKAIAFGGIVVVFVAGLASLTLLPAVLVILGARINKGSIPFLRPRQSTKVSGWKRWTKAIMRRPVLFLVLTVIALGALASPALDMKLDSPDIRMLPADTSVRTGFKLMEKSFGVGASNQVSIVLHNDGKDLSTPDSLTKINELQAELGKQAHVAGVTSVSSFFPGMDTSIVSGLLGAGGSALPADVSLMANRYVSRDRHTVLLEVALDQYGSSDIGRDVVKHLRDTMLPGFDLPEGTSFSIGGETMAGMDASKAINDSLLPALSIMLVLIFIILVFSFKSILLPLKAIILNLLSVAATYGILVFVFALGHGSEIFNVEANGYIIHFVPVLLLALLFGLSTDYEVFLVSRIKEEYDLSGEHEESIAEGMEKTGPLITGAAILMVAVFSGFAFSGVLPIQMLGFGMAVAIAIDSTIVRMLLVPVTMKLLGRLSWWFPGRSNKPDSSKPNETN; encoded by the coding sequence TTGAATGGTCAAACAAGAAAAGAAAAAGAGAAAGACGGTGGAGAGATGCACGCATTACTACAAGGTTGGGGAAAAGCTCTTTATAAGGTTAGATGGGTTATTGTGGTTGCTTGGATTGTGGTTGCCTTGCTCGGAGGTTATGCCTTCGGAAAGCTAACCCCGCTGCTTAGCGGTGGAGGCTGGGAGGTTCCGAATTCGCAATCGCTCACAGCAGGTAAGCTTCTGGCATCGGAGTTTGAAGGTAGGTCAGAAAGCTCAATGACTTTAGTGCTCCGGGACCCGGAGCATGCGGTAGGCTCATCAGAATATAACGACAAGCTGAAGCAGATCGTTGATCGGTTGGAGACGGAGGAAGGCGTATCTGGTGTGTTCAGCGTGCTTACCGCTTCTAAGGGAATCGGCTCCGGTCTAGTCGGGAAAGACCCTAATCTCAGCATTGCGTTCGTCAATATGGATATGAAATTAGATTTTGTAATAAACAAAGCACCTGATTATCAGAAGCGGGTTGTAGATCAGGCTAAAAGCCTTGGAGTTGAAGCGTATCTAGTAGGCGGAGCGGCATTCTGGGGTGAAAGCAGTGTACAGAGCCAGCAAGGGCTGGCCAAGGCTGAGTTAATTGTGTTTCCGCTAATTATCATTATTCTTCTTCTCGTATTCCGTTCTATTGTAGCAACTGTTATTCCATTGATTGTTACGATTGCATCTGTGCTTGCAGCTATGGGTATCGTATACTTGGTGGCGCTGCAAGTGGACCTCTCGGTATTTGTAACCAATTCCGCAATGATGTTAGGGCTTGGTGTAGGAATAGACTATTCTCTCTTCATGGTCAGCAGGTTTAAGAATGAGCTTATAGCTAATGGGAACAACAAACAAGATGCAATAGTGAAAACATTGGGGACGGCTGGTCATACGGTATTTTTCTCAGGGATTACGGTTATCGCCGCGCTTTCTGCCTTATTCATCGTCCCATTGGCTGCCATTAAAGCCATTGCATTCGGAGGTATTGTCGTTGTGTTCGTGGCAGGGCTGGCTAGCTTGACTCTGCTTCCTGCCGTGCTTGTCATTCTAGGTGCTCGGATTAACAAGGGAAGTATTCCGTTCCTGCGTCCTCGTCAAAGCACGAAAGTAAGCGGCTGGAAGCGTTGGACCAAAGCAATCATGCGTCGTCCAGTGCTGTTCCTAGTTCTTACAGTAATAGCTTTAGGAGCATTGGCTAGTCCTGCACTTGATATGAAGCTGGATTCCCCAGACATACGTATGCTGCCAGCGGACACGTCAGTTCGGACGGGATTTAAACTGATGGAGAAATCTTTCGGCGTTGGCGCGTCAAATCAAGTGAGCATTGTGCTTCATAACGATGGCAAGGATTTAAGCACGCCAGATTCGCTTACTAAGATAAATGAGCTTCAAGCCGAACTAGGGAAACAAGCCCATGTCGCAGGTGTAACCTCCGTTAGCTCCTTTTTCCCAGGGATGGATACGAGCATCGTGTCTGGATTACTAGGTGCAGGCGGAAGTGCTTTGCCAGCTGATGTTAGCTTAATGGCCAATCGTTACGTCAGTCGTGACCGCCATACGGTTTTGTTGGAAGTAGCGCTGGATCAATACGGATCTAGTGATATCGGCAGGGATGTGGTGAAGCATCTAAGAGATACGATGCTACCGGGGTTTGATTTGCCAGAGGGGACCTCGTTCAGCATTGGCGGGGAAACGATGGCCGGGATGGATGCTTCTAAGGCAATTAACGATAGCTTACTGCCTGCGCTGAGTATCATGCTTGTCTTGATTTTTATCATTCTGGTCTTCTCCTTTAAGAGCATATTGCTACCCCTTAAGGCGATTATTCTGAATTTATTATCGGTAGCTGCTACCTACGGTATTCTCGTATTTGTGTTCGCGCTCGGACACGGATCGGAAATATTCAATGTGGAAGCTAACGGCTATATCATTCACTTCGTTCCTGTGCTGCTGCTTGCTTTGTTGTTCGGTCTCAGTACCGATTATGAAGTGTTTCTCGTTAGCCGTATTAAAGAAGAGTACGATCTAAGCGGAGAGCATGAAGAAAGTATTGCCGAAGGTATGGAAAAGACGGGTCCTCTTATTACCGGTGCCGCTATATTAATGGTTGCTGTATTCTCTGGATTCGCATTCTCCGGTGTGCTTCCGATTCAGATGCTCGGCTTTGGAATGGCTGTGGCGATTGCGATCGATTCAACAATCGTTCGGATGCTTTTGGTACCTGTAACTATGAAGCTGCTTGGACGGTTAAGCTGGTGGTTTCCGGGACGAAGTAACAAACCTGATTCCTCAAAGCCGAATGAGACTAACTAG
- a CDS encoding extracellular solute-binding protein produces the protein MNFKKSASFLLISLLSIGLLLSACSSKNENSSPSPSQSASAPNASSPESTPEETSSPEVAGDVQAKVKPVKFSLFVNYDWYTAPTWEERPQAKWITDNLKVTLEPVQSNGAAAQKLNAMIVSNGLSDVIVLDRGKDVERLQEAGKLVALDPFLEKYPEYVKTVGEQTLNMLRSSDGKLYQLPNWFINGENGNGNAAYLVEKKIYKALGSPALETWDDLEAYLKQVKEKYPTVVPLDFGEVRDGVDVQMLGMLFSGSAEDITPSFISPGTGQIFGVPNGNTLNSVFKDQAFKDAAIYSSKLFRQGLTSSDMFTQTRDQIKEKLLKGQIAVFGAYDAVVEGIGREANNVLAAKDPEDGYEVIWPVHKSGVDKNKIYPSGFNTLGWNVNVITTNAKDPEAIFAYYNWASSPQGQQVLFFGPEGLFYDKVEDGVPIPNDAYINRDRKKYDELKIGEFNWSGNTAYVDSTKGKREKLLPLEAQDWTTLGQANVSFKTSKDITQFSNLDPSPTSEEGIILQRLKDHYKQLVPKIFFAKSDDEVLSLIDKADQEATKIGYDKVLKWKTDVWQANLKKLQGQ, from the coding sequence ATGAATTTTAAGAAAAGCGCAAGCTTCCTTCTGATCAGCCTACTCAGCATTGGCTTGCTGCTCTCGGCTTGTTCAAGTAAGAACGAAAATAGTAGTCCATCTCCGTCCCAATCTGCGAGTGCACCTAATGCAAGCTCGCCGGAAAGCACACCCGAAGAAACATCTAGCCCAGAGGTAGCGGGTGATGTGCAAGCGAAAGTAAAACCTGTTAAATTTTCCTTATTCGTCAATTATGATTGGTACACTGCACCAACATGGGAAGAACGTCCTCAAGCTAAATGGATTACTGATAACTTGAAAGTAACGCTGGAGCCTGTTCAATCTAATGGGGCAGCAGCTCAAAAGCTAAACGCTATGATCGTATCTAACGGTCTTTCAGATGTTATCGTGCTTGATCGTGGTAAAGACGTTGAACGCTTGCAGGAAGCTGGCAAGCTAGTAGCTCTTGATCCATTTCTCGAGAAATATCCAGAGTATGTAAAGACTGTTGGCGAACAAACACTTAACATGCTTCGCAGCAGCGACGGCAAATTATATCAATTACCAAACTGGTTTATTAACGGTGAGAATGGTAACGGAAACGCTGCTTATCTCGTCGAGAAGAAAATTTACAAGGCGCTTGGCTCGCCAGCCCTTGAAACATGGGATGATCTTGAAGCTTATCTGAAGCAGGTTAAAGAAAAGTATCCTACCGTTGTACCTCTCGATTTCGGCGAAGTCCGTGATGGAGTAGACGTGCAAATGCTAGGTATGCTGTTCAGCGGATCTGCTGAAGATATTACGCCAAGCTTTATTTCCCCGGGTACTGGGCAAATCTTCGGTGTTCCGAACGGAAATACATTGAATTCCGTATTCAAGGATCAAGCATTTAAAGATGCAGCCATATATAGCAGTAAATTGTTCCGCCAAGGATTGACCTCGAGCGACATGTTCACACAGACTCGGGATCAAATTAAAGAAAAGCTGTTGAAGGGTCAGATCGCGGTATTCGGCGCCTATGATGCCGTTGTTGAAGGAATTGGCCGTGAGGCAAACAATGTGTTGGCAGCAAAAGATCCAGAAGACGGCTACGAGGTTATCTGGCCAGTTCACAAAAGCGGCGTAGATAAGAACAAGATTTATCCATCTGGTTTTAACACGCTAGGCTGGAACGTAAACGTTATTACTACGAATGCTAAAGATCCTGAAGCTATTTTCGCTTATTACAACTGGGCTTCTAGCCCACAAGGACAACAAGTATTGTTCTTCGGTCCTGAAGGATTGTTCTATGATAAAGTAGAAGATGGCGTTCCAATCCCTAACGATGCTTATATCAATCGTGACCGTAAGAAATATGATGAGCTTAAGATCGGGGAGTTCAACTGGTCTGGAAACACAGCTTACGTAGATTCTACTAAGGGCAAGCGTGAGAAATTGCTGCCATTGGAAGCACAAGATTGGACGACTTTAGGTCAAGCGAATGTTTCATTTAAGACTTCTAAGGATATTACACAATTCTCAAATCTTGATCCGTCTCCGACTTCTGAAGAAGGCATTATCCTACAACGCTTGAAGGATCACTACAAGCAGCTTGTTCCTAAAATCTTCTTTGCGAAGAGTGATGATGAAGTACTCAGCTTGATTGATAAAGCTGACCAAGAAGCAACGAAGATCGGATACGACAAAGTACTGAAGTGGAAGACGGATGTATGGCAAGCAAACTTGAAAAAGCTACAAGGACAATAA
- a CDS encoding carbohydrate ABC transporter permease — MKLNFSDKVLQTVIYFLLFVLAFLTFYPFWNSLVISFNVGSDTSIGGITFWPRKFTFENYEIVFKEKNIFHAYLVTIGRTILGTAVSMFFTALFAYGLSKKGIVFKKGYMIICIVTMYFSGGLIPYFILVYNLHLYDTFTFLIIHGMVNVYNMIIFRTFFSELPDGLEESGRIDGCSNFGVFFRIVLPISGPVVATLGLFTAVGLWNDWFTPAVFISNQNLIPLQTLLVQIVNAGQTATLIANLNTYAQSAVQNSVTVKALQMATMMIATLPILFVYPFLQKYFVKGALVGSLKE; from the coding sequence ATGAAATTAAACTTCTCTGATAAAGTCCTGCAGACCGTCATTTACTTCTTGCTTTTTGTGCTAGCATTCCTAACGTTCTATCCATTCTGGAACTCACTGGTCATCTCCTTCAACGTAGGTAGTGATACCTCAATAGGTGGTATTACCTTCTGGCCAAGGAAGTTCACATTTGAAAATTACGAGATTGTATTTAAGGAAAAGAATATATTCCATGCTTACTTAGTAACGATTGGCCGTACAATTCTTGGCACAGCAGTTTCTATGTTTTTCACAGCGCTGTTCGCTTATGGCTTGTCCAAGAAAGGCATCGTGTTTAAGAAGGGATACATGATCATTTGTATAGTTACCATGTATTTCAGCGGTGGACTTATCCCTTATTTCATTCTCGTATATAACCTACACCTATATGATACATTCACGTTTCTGATCATTCATGGAATGGTCAATGTGTACAACATGATTATCTTTCGCACATTTTTTTCAGAGCTTCCAGATGGCTTGGAAGAGTCTGGTCGCATTGACGGCTGCTCCAATTTCGGTGTGTTTTTCCGCATTGTGCTTCCGATTTCCGGTCCTGTTGTCGCCACCTTGGGGTTGTTTACAGCAGTTGGCTTATGGAATGACTGGTTCACACCTGCGGTGTTCATAAGCAATCAGAATTTGATACCGTTACAGACTCTATTAGTACAAATCGTAAATGCTGGACAAACCGCGACCTTGATTGCGAATTTGAACACCTACGCTCAAAGCGCCGTCCAGAACTCGGTTACCGTTAAAGCATTACAGATGGCTACGATGATGATTGCTACATTGCCTATCCTATTCGTCTACCCATTCTTGCAGAAATACTTCGTCAAAGGCGCATTGGTAGGGTCTTTGAAAGAATAA
- a CDS encoding helix-turn-helix domain-containing protein, whose translation MYRAVLVDDEKYDLEGLRQLIPWQELGIEVVCSENRPLAALSYIDNHPIDILVTDIKMPVLTGLELSRKALEKNPNLRTIFISGYQDFEYAKEALNLKADGYILKPVDDNEIAALLSKVVVDINTERKKKQDESHFTQSFEFVKSDFLQHLLEGKFNGEALPAFLERHPLEIAIGAQANAVVLELDDVLWKNKQLIENGESELVRTMRQMTTYIKERKLGPWCEMSPSQIAFIYTGKASSLEDILIELNQYVRDNTLFTLTSSYGDVATFPDGISRSFIQAKELIGNKMFLGKNRIIPPTLSKLQIVKDAKDLNVILDAMFGAVAQYDLVKICDCMDDLFDNVRTFEHPVKVYSFSIHITSKLEAYLNTVKETFESLLGWGFEHLEVIRQFETVDDIKSWLRKTLFEISERLFLKKQNKSNRLIGPIEQYIQNHLADELTLREIANKFSYSANHMGFLFKDQTGESFNEYLVRNRMEMAKTLLQDPLLKIYEVADKVGYKSLAYFSRLFREHFGITPGDYRKQV comes from the coding sequence ATGTATAGAGCTGTATTAGTAGATGACGAGAAATACGACCTTGAAGGACTTCGCCAGCTTATACCTTGGCAGGAGCTCGGTATTGAGGTTGTTTGTAGTGAGAATAGACCCCTTGCTGCTTTAAGCTATATTGATAATCATCCAATAGATATTCTTGTAACCGATATCAAAATGCCAGTACTAACCGGTCTTGAGCTATCCCGTAAGGCGCTGGAGAAAAATCCGAATCTTAGAACGATATTCATTAGCGGCTATCAGGATTTCGAATACGCCAAGGAGGCACTTAATCTCAAGGCTGATGGCTATATTCTTAAGCCAGTCGATGATAATGAGATTGCGGCGCTGCTCAGTAAAGTTGTAGTAGATATTAATACAGAACGGAAAAAGAAGCAGGATGAATCTCATTTTACACAATCATTCGAGTTTGTTAAGAGTGACTTCCTACAGCATTTGCTGGAAGGAAAATTTAACGGTGAGGCGCTGCCAGCATTTCTTGAGCGTCATCCATTGGAAATAGCTATAGGGGCGCAGGCTAATGCTGTTGTTCTGGAATTAGACGATGTGCTTTGGAAAAACAAGCAATTGATCGAAAATGGGGAATCGGAATTAGTTCGTACGATGCGGCAAATGACCACCTATATCAAGGAGCGTAAGCTTGGTCCGTGGTGCGAGATGTCCCCTTCACAAATCGCATTTATTTATACAGGCAAAGCCTCGAGCTTGGAAGACATTCTAATAGAGTTGAATCAATACGTTCGGGATAATACCTTATTTACCCTTACCTCTAGTTATGGGGATGTGGCAACATTTCCAGATGGCATCTCTCGTTCCTTCATACAGGCGAAGGAGCTTATTGGGAATAAGATGTTTCTAGGCAAGAACCGCATTATACCGCCAACGCTTTCTAAGCTGCAGATCGTTAAGGACGCTAAAGATTTGAACGTGATTCTTGATGCTATGTTCGGCGCAGTTGCCCAATACGATCTCGTGAAAATTTGCGATTGTATGGACGACTTGTTCGATAATGTAAGAACGTTCGAGCATCCAGTGAAAGTATATAGCTTCTCCATACACATCACCTCCAAGCTAGAGGCTTATTTAAATACAGTTAAAGAGACATTCGAAAGTCTGCTTGGGTGGGGCTTCGAGCATCTGGAAGTGATTAGACAATTCGAAACGGTTGACGATATTAAGTCATGGCTTCGCAAGACGTTATTCGAAATATCAGAACGGCTATTTCTGAAGAAGCAGAACAAGAGTAACCGTCTGATCGGACCAATCGAGCAGTATATTCAGAATCATCTCGCAGACGAGCTTACTTTAAGGGAAATAGCTAACAAATTTTCCTATTCGGCGAATCATATGGGCTTTTTGTTTAAGGATCAGACAGGTGAGAGCTTTAACGAATATTTGGTACGCAATCGGATGGAAATGGCCAAAACCCTGCTTCAAGATCCTTTGCTTAAAATATACGAGGTTGCTGACAAGGTTGGATACAAAAGCTTAGCCTATTTCAGCAGGCTGTTTAGAGAGCATTTCGGCATCACTCCAGGAGACTATCGAAAGCAGGTTTGA
- a CDS encoding DUF1304 domain-containing protein: MVVTAAILAGIVALEHVYILIMEMFLWTSPSTRQRFGTSESFAKDTKSLAANQGLYNGFLAAGLVWGLLHPNTTFGYQIQIFFLVCVLVAAVFGGFTAKRSILIVQGVPAAAALIFVLLAQ, translated from the coding sequence ATGGTAGTTACAGCAGCTATTTTGGCAGGTATTGTGGCTTTGGAGCATGTGTATATTCTTATTATGGAAATGTTTCTTTGGACGTCTCCTAGTACTCGCCAAAGATTCGGCACTTCCGAAAGCTTTGCAAAAGATACTAAGTCACTTGCAGCTAATCAAGGCTTGTACAATGGGTTTCTTGCTGCAGGTCTTGTATGGGGTCTACTGCATCCGAATACAACGTTCGGTTATCAAATTCAAATTTTCTTCCTTGTCTGTGTCCTCGTTGCTGCTGTATTTGGGGGCTTTACTGCTAAAAGATCGATCCTTATCGTTCAGGGCGTTCCTGCAGCAGCCGCATTGATCTTTGTGTTACTTGCTCAATGA